The following are encoded together in the Glycine max cultivar Williams 82 chromosome 8, Glycine_max_v4.0, whole genome shotgun sequence genome:
- the LOC100809409 gene encoding uncharacterized protein — protein sequence MGRGWWWKVAVLAVVVAVVWRGWQVGGLEKESAFNFVREWSEKLGIWAIPLYVSLHTVSIALCLPSAIFFETAAPLLFGFLPSVFCVFSAKILAASLSFSIGRLVFRSSSSAMEWAQRNRYFHLISRGVERDGWKFVLLARFSPVPSYVINYTLAATDVRFLLDFFLPTAIGCLPMILQNTSIGSLAGAAVASASGSKKSQIWSYFFPVVGILSSVVISLRIKKYSTQVSVSEIPPKQN from the exons ATGGGGCGGGGTTGGTGGTGGAAAGTGGCGGTGTTGGCGGTGGTAGTGGCGGTGGTGTGGAGAGGGTGGCAGGTGGGTGGATTGGAGAAGGAGTCAGCGTTCAATTTTGTCAGAGAATGGTCGGAGAAGTTAGGGATTTGGGCGATCCCTCTCTACGTGTCGCTCCACACCGTCTCCATCGCTCTGTGTTTACCCTCTGCGATCTTCTTCGAAACCGCCGCTCCTCTCCTCTTCGGTTTCTTACCTTCCGTCTTCTGCGTCTTCTCCGCCAAAATCCTCGCAGCGTCACTCTCCTTCTCCATCGGCAG GCTGGTATTCAGGAGTTCAAGCTCAGCAATGGAGTGGGCCCAAAGAAACAGATACTTTCATTTAATCTCTAGAGGAGTTGAGCGAGATGGTTGGAAATTTGTTCTTCTTGCCCGCTTCTCGCCTGTGCCCTCTTATGTTATTAACTATACCTTAGCGGCTACTGATGTTAGGTTccttttggatttttttcttcctactGCTATTGGATGTCTCCCCATGATCTTGCAAAATACATCTATTGGAAGCCTTGCTGGTGCTGCTGTTGCTTCAGCCTCTGGCTCTAAGAAATCTCAAATTTGGTCCTACTTTTTTCCTGTAGTTGGTATTTTGTCTAGTGTAGTTATTTCTTTGAGAATTAAAAAGTATTCAACCCAAGTTTCAGTATCTGAAATCCCCCCCAAGCAAAACTAA